Sequence from the Christiangramia fulva genome:
TTCATTAAAATCTTTTGGATATAAAGTGCAAGATAAAACACTGAATTGCAGAAATGTTTCTAAAATTGATAGTCGTCATATATTTCGGACAATCTGGTCCTTAATTTTACCACCGAATTAAAAAAAGTGATTTGAAAATGAAAAATTTAATTAATAGACAGAGCATCAGTTTATGGTATATGGCGGTACTTTTCCTTTCTGTTTCACTGCAATCCTGTATCTCTGATGTTGAAGGTTCAACAACCGAAATAAGTACAGTTTCCAACATGACAGCTGAATTGACTGCTCCTCCCAATGTTCCTCCCCCAGTAGGAGCAAGAAAAGCTGCCAAATTAATTGTAGATATGGAGGTCGTTGAAAAAGAAGGTGAAATGACGGATGGAGTAAAATATATTTACTGGACCTTCAACGGCACTGTACCAGGAAGTTTTATAAGAACCAGAGTTGGTGATGAAATAGAATTTCATCTAAAAAATCATCCCAACAATAAGCTACCTCATAATATAGATTTACACGCTGTAACAGGTCCTGGTGGTGGTGCCGAATCCACTTTTGTAGCTCCCGGGCAGGAGAAAGTGTTCTCCTTTAAAGCTCTTAATCAAGGACTTTTTGTTTACCACTGTGCTACCGCTCCGGTCGGAATGCATATCGCAAATGGGATGTATGGCCTTATTTTAGTTGAACCAAAAGGTGGCCTTCCTCCTGTAGATAAAGAATATTATGTAATGCAAGGAGATTTCTATACTAAAGGTAAATATGGAGAACCTGGTTTGCAACCATTTGATATGGAGAAAGCAATAGACGAACGCCCAGATTATGTGGTATTTAATGGAAAAGTCGGAGCTCTGAATGACGACAATGCGCTTACAGCCAATGTCGGAGAAACTGTGCGACTATTTGTTGGAAATGGAGGTCCGAATAAAGTTTCTTCTTTCCATGTCATTGGGGAAATTTTTGATAAGGTCCATGTGGAAGGTGGTGACCTTATGAACGAGAATGTGCAAACTACTCTTATCCCATCAGGTGGTGCGGCGATCATTGAATTTAAAGTTCAGGTACCTGGGACATATTTGTTGGTGGACCACTCTATATTTAGAGCTTTCAACAAAGGAGCTCTAGGGATGCTTAAGGTTTCTGGCAAGAAGGATGCTAAAATCTATTCCGGCACCCAGACAGAAAGAACGTTTGATCCTGATGGAACTATGGCAAAAGCTAAACCGGCTGCTGAAGCAGGCGAAAATTTGGCTGAAACCACAAAAGTATTGGGAAAATCACTTGAAGAACAAAAAGCCCACGGAAAAAAGGTCTTTATGCAAACGTGTTTCGCATGTCACCAGGCCAACGGCCAGGGAATACCCGGAGCCTTTCCTCCTCTCGCAAAATCAGACTTTCTTAATCAAGATGTTGTCCGTGCGATAGGTGTTGTGAAACATGGCTTAAATGGCGAAGTAACGGTAAATGGAACAACCTTCAATAGCGTCATGCCTGCCCAAAGCCTGAGCGACGAGGAGATCGCAGATGTGCTTACCTATATCTATCATAATTTTGACAATAACAAAACTGTAGTAACACCTGAAATGGTAAAATCGCAGTCAAAATAAGAATAAAATGTTCAAAAGGATATTCGATCATAAAGTTGGAGTTTGGATAGTGTTATTGATTCTTGTTTCTTCAGCATCTTTTGCACAGCAGAATCAAAAAATGGCCTTGATAAAAGGGGGAGAATATATCCCCCTTTATGGGTCGGATTCAACACTTGTGAAAGTTGATGAATTCTTCATGGATAGATTTCCGGTGACCAATACTCAATATCTGGATTTCCTGAAAAATCATCCGGAGTGGGTAAGATCTGCAATCAAACCTCTTTTTGCCGATAAGAGGTATCTCGCAACCTGGGAAAGTGATCTTTCCTTTGGAAAGGATAATTTGCCTAATGCCCCTGTTACAAATGTTTCATGGTTTGCGGCCAAAAAATATTGCGAATGCCAGGGAAAGAGATTACCAAGAATGGACGAGTGGGAATTCGTGGCTATGGCTGACGAGAATACCATAGATGCCCGGATTAAACCGGATTTTAATCAGCGTATTCTTTCATGGTACGAAACACCTAACACCTCTTCCAAGCCGATAGGTAGCACCTTCCAGAATTATTGGGGAGTATACGATATGCATGGCCTGGTATGGGAATGGACTTTAGATTTTAACAGTGTACTTCTTTCTCCCGCTTCTCGCGGAAACGGTACTGGGGATTCTAATCTTTTTTGTGGCAGTAGTGCCATAGGCGCTACAAACCTTATGGATTATGCTGCCTTCATGCGTTATGCCTTTCGAAGGAGCATAAAAGCGAGATATGATATTAAAAACTTAGGGTTTAGATGCGCCAAAAGCATCAATGATAAAAATCTACAATAATGAAAAAAATAGTTCTAGCAGGTTTTGTGAGCGTTATGATGTTCGCTTCTTGCAATGATAATGCTTCAAAGAGTACCGCTAAAGTAATCGCTTCAAATGAAAAAGAAGCTCTAGAAAAAAATGAAATTCCAGATTTGTCTCTGTTCAACCTTTCAACGACCTGGACTACCCAAAACGGGAAGGACATCAAATTACAAGATTTACAGGGAGACGTATTGGTCATGGTGATGATCTATACGTCCTGCACTACCGCCTGCCCGCGTCTGATTGCTGATATGAAAAATATTGAAGAGCGTTTGCCCGAGGCTATTAAAAAACACGTAAAAATGGTCTTTGTGAGTATTGATCCTGAAACAGATACTCCAGAGCGGTTGAAGAGCTTTGCACAAGATAGGGATATGGATAAAGAACCATGGCTTTTTCTTCGGTCCACTGAAGAAAACACGCGGGAATTTGCCGCCGTTGTGGCCGTGAACTATAAGCAGATTAATCCTATGACCTTTTCTCACTCTAACATCATAAGCGTTTTTAACCCTCAGGGTATATTGCTTTATCAACAGGAAGGCCTGGGAGTAAATTCCGATGAAACTGTAGAGAACATTCAAGCTGCGGTAAGCGAAATATAGGTGGGAATGTCTATGGTTCGTGAACCTGCAATCAGCCGAAATCTCAAAAAATTCTAAAAGATGGATATGTAGAACCATTCTTCTATTGAATCCTTTTAAGTCTTTCTTCTTTTCTTAAGGAATTGGCTTTAATTCAGCGAAATCATTTCATTTTGAAACCATTAATTTTCCTATAAGTAAATCTTAACTCCCCTGCTTATACTACGGATTCCTTTTAAAAATAAGCTTCTTGATAAAAAACAAAGTATGGCCCCACCAATAACTTATAAGAATAATTGAAATTACTCCCAACTGGGCGCTTATTGTTTCCCAGGTAGGATAATATCCCAGAAGGTCTAATCTCCAGGAGAGGTTAACACCAGTGATAGGAACAAAACCACTTTCCTGAAGGGCATGTACACCTTTTCCTATCAGAACAATAGCTAAACCACCAATAACCACAGTGGAGATTTTGAGTAACTTGATGACCGGAAACTTTTTCGTATACCTTAAGAGAATCCAGGAAAGGAACAATACAATCACAAAAGCTCCTGCCACACCCAACCCAATGGCGGATTGGTTGGAAGCTTCAACCTCGAGATTCAGTGCTGAAAGAAAAAGAACGGACTCAAACGCCTCTCTAAAAACCACAATAAAAGCAAAAGCGAAAATCCCCAAAAGATTACTACCAGTAAGGAGGCTATGAACCCTGGTTTTTACGAAAGAATTCCACTTCCCGATTTCCGATTTTTGATGCAGCCAAAATCCCAAATAAAGGAGAACACTTGCTGCAAAGATTGAAATGCTTCCTTCCACAATTTCTCTTTGGCTACCACCAATATTTATAAGGTCATCTACCAGGAACCAGCTGAATACCCCAACTATTACTGCCAGCATCCATCCCAGGTGTACCCATTTTGCCGCCCAGGATGCCTTCACGGATTTTATTACAGCTAATACAGTAATTAAAATTAGAAAAGCTTCAAGTCCTTCGCGGAGTATGACAGAAGCGGCCAAAAGAAAGGTTGTCCAGAATGAAAATTTATTATCGGCAAGGATTGATTTGGCTTGTTCAATTCCAGAAAGGGCAACTTTTGCCTTGGTACGTACCTTCGTCTTGCTTTGCTCATGATCTATTGCGCTTCGAAAAGCCTGCATGTCTACTTCCAACTTTCGCATGAACGAAGGATAGCTGGCTTTAAGTTGTAATTCCACTGGTTCAACACCTTCCAGATAAGCTCGCAAAGCTTTTTCCCGGGCTGCATTTTGATCCCCCTTTTCATAAAACAATTCGGCTTCATTTACAAACCGCGCTGCAACGGATAAACTACTTGAGGATTTCCCAGTACGCGAATAATTTCGCAGTGCGGCTACTGATGTCATGGTGTCAACAGAAATATCCTGAAAAAGAGCTTCCAAATCCTGATCTGATAAAAATGCCAGGTCTTTTAAAGTTAAATCTTTTCTGGAAATTAATTTTTCAGCCAGCTCCTTATCCTTTCCTTGTTCATAAGGCAGTGCTTTTATATAAAAAGCAAGATCCCAGACTTCCTTATCTGATAGTTCGTCAAATGATTTCATGCTGGTTTGGGGGACCCCTAGCCGAATGGTATTAAAGATTTGGAAAGGTGAGCTCTCCAGCATTTTTGATGCCCAAAAATTGGTTGGCTTAGGGTTCAATTCGGTTGAGAGACTGCCATCGCCTTCTCCGTTTTTTCCATGACAGGACATGCAGTAATTTCTATACAAGGATTTACCTTTTGATATATCAGGCCATACGGGAGGTGAAATTGGAATTGGTGTAGTTTGAAGTACTAGTTTTTTCAAAGAATCTGCTATAATCTTAATTTGGTTGGAAGCTTTTTTACTAGCTACCCTGTAAGACAATTCGGAAATTCCACGGAATAAATTAATACTATCTTTTTTGGTCTTAAATGGGAGGTTATGCCCCAATCCTTTTAAAGTGGTTATAAAATCCAGCAGTTCACTGTATTCATTTTCATTTTTTATTTCACCATTATTAATCGCAGAATCATAGTCCTGAGCTATATAATCCAGTAGATGAACCAAAGTTCGGGCTGGTATGTTCTCCTTTTCTTGGGCAGTAATATTTTCTGATAAAAAAAGAGTGATTAAAACAGGCAAAAATAGACTCCGAAGTAGCTTCATTTCCAGAATTCGTTATTTAGAACAAATCTAAACAATAAGTTGGTCCAAAAGAAGAAAAGCCCTAATTTTCTTAATACTCTTCTCTGCTGAGTAATCAAAAAGCTAACGGATCCTTTACGTAGGAGTTGAAATTCTGTTCCTTAAAATAGCATTCCGTTATAAAACAAATTATAATGAATGCCTTTTCTATATGGAAAAGACCAGGAAAAGTCAATATAAAAGAAATAACCAGCCAGGTTCAAATTCCTATACTAGCTCAATACGGTTACATTCCTTATTTTTACCTTTTGAACGCCCCGGGCTAATTGGAAGTTATGATACCTGTAGATATATTGTTGGAAAATGGAGCTAAAAAAAGATTATTTGAGAAAAATGAATATATTTTCAGGGAAGGCAAAAAAGCTCATTTTTACTATCAAATATTTTCTGGCGAAGTAAAAATGAATAATTTTCTAGAAAACGGAAAAGAATTCATTCAGAGCTTTTTCAGCGCTCCCCGAAGCTTTGGGGAACCGCCGCTTTTTGCCAACATTCGCTATCCTGCCAACGCCATTGCAACAATGGATTCGGAAATTTTTTTACTTGAAAAGAAAGCATTCTTACAATTACTTACCTCCCACCCTTTGATCCATCTTAAAATTACAGAAGCTCTGGCCACTCGACTCCATTATAAGGCAGTTATGGCGCCCGAAATTTCTTCTCAGGAGCCTGAACACAGGATTCTGAGAGTCCTGGATTACTTAAAAAAGGAGATCTACAAATTGGAGAAACCTTTTTCCTTTAAAGTTGACCTTACAAGACAACAAATCGCAGATTTAACGGGACTTCGAGTGGAAACTGTGATTAGAGCCACAAAAGCGCTGGAAAAGAAAAAAGAATTAAAAATTAAAAATCGTAAAGTTTACCGATAAGCTTCAGGTAAATCAGAAACTAAACTTCGTAGTTCAATTTTTCCGGTTATAAAATTTACCGAATTACTGTAAAAGTAAAAAGGTAGTTCCTTGATCCATCGAAGATATATACTCGCTTTTTCACATTCCTTTGTATAAAATTAGCCTCCAGTTCCTTCTTATGATTAAGGTCATAAAATTTACCTGAAGTCATGTCTATTTTTGCTTCAGTAATATTTATATGATGAAATACTATCAAAAATTTTTATCCGACTTCCAGGAATCCTTTTATATGCACGCAACGCTCGGAATTATTTTATCGAGCTGCCTTGGAGCTGCAGCAGCCATGTTGGTATTAATGAACGGTCATGCTTTATTGCAAATGGTTCAGTTGTTTGTAATTACCTGTATCTGTATGGGTTTTAATACTACTGTTCTTGCAAACCTGAAGCCAAAAGTAGTGTTCAATACTCTCATGACAAGCCTGGTATTAAATACTGCATTTATCCTTTACTACATCTTCTAAAAAAATAAAACCATGGAAAATCTACTTGAAACACCCGTAGGTCAAATCGTTGCTGAAGATTATCGTACAGCACAAATTTTTAAAAACCATAAAATTGATTTTTGTTGTCAGGGCAACAGAAGTATTCGAGAAGCAGCTGAAAAAAATAAATTAGATGCGCACGTCCTATTAAATGAAATCAAAACTTTACAAAATATAAAAACAGAAGAAAGGATTGATTTTCAAAAATGGCCAATGGAGCAACTCATTGATTATATCGAAAAAAAACATCATCGGTATGTCGAAGAGCAGATTCCTATTCTGAAAGCATATCTTGAGAAACTCTGCAAGGTTCATGGCGACAGTCATCCTGAACTATTTCAAATTACCGATAATTTCAATCAATCAGGTGCAGAACTTGGTGCTCATATGAAAAAAGAAGAGTTGATTCTTTTTCCCATTATTAAAAAAATGGAACAGGCCAAAAAGTCGGCCACAAAATTTGAAAAAGTCCCAATGGGCACTGTTCAAAACCCCATTCAAAAAATGATGGATGAACACGAAACAGAAGGAGAGCGGTTCCGGCAAATAGAAGCCTTAAGTGATGGCTATACCCCACCGGCGGATGCGTGTAATACCTATAGGGTCACCTACTCCTTACTCCACGAGTTTGAAGAGGATCTCCATCAACATATTCACCTTGAAAATAATATACTCTTTCCTAAAGCTGCAGAACTAGAAAAAGAATTAGCAAACTAAAGAAAATCACTGAAGAAGATATTTCCTTTTTTTCCTAATAACTAAGCCAAGCTCTACCCAGGTGCCGGAGGCAGGATTTTTCGACAAAAATTAGAATTACAAGCGAAGATTCTGCTTCCGGAGCCTACTTGTGTTTGTTGTGAAAAATTTGAATGTTGCTGCTCCAATTTGCAGCTTCTGTTGAGTTTCACCTTCTTCTAGTAAAATCCCAAAATCATTCCAAAACAAAATTGGAACTGGTATTTCTTTTTATCTAATCCTAATAAAAATTTGTGTGTTTTTTATTAAAATTTTAGTTTTAAAGTATAAATAAAGCAAAAAACCAAGTAATTCTTTATTTTTTTTAAAACAGGCCAGCTCCAATTCAATAATGCTTCAATCATAGCTTCATAATAAAATACTTACTACTATGTCTAAGGAAAAAAAACTATGGATCGCTTTCATTTTAATTATTACAGCTTCTTTCGCCGTATTGGGCTACTACGGTTTCGAAATTTATCAGAAGGCTCCTCCAATGCCTACCAAAATAGTTACTACTGATGGGCAAACTGTTTTTGACGGGCAGGATATTAAAGACGGTCAAAATGTTTGGCAAAGCCTGGGAGGCCAGGAAGTAGGATCCATTTGGGGTCATGGTGCCTATACAGCCCCAGATTGGACTGCTGACTGGCTTCATCGGGAAGCTCTTTTTATTCTTAATCATTGGTCGGAAAAAGAATTTGATGTTTCTTATGAAAAACTGGGTAGTGAAGAGCAGGCGAAACTGGAGCGCAGGCTACAGATAGAACTGCGCAATAACACTTATGATCCGGGGAATAAAACGATCAGCATTTCGCCCATTCGGGCAGAGGCTATAAAATATTTGAATTCCTACTATAAAGGATTGTTTATGAACGATCCTAAACTAGATGAGCTCAGGAATAATTATGCCATTCCCGAAAATTCCATAAAAGACGAAACCAGAATGCGACAAATGACTGGTTTTTTCTTTTGGACTTCCTGGGCAGCAGTGACGGAAAGGCCAGGCGCAGAGGTGACCTATACGCACAATTGGCCAGCAGACGATCTTGTAGGAAATAAAGCTACTGGAGATCTACTTCTTTGGACAGGTTTCAGCGTTATTCTGCTACTTTTCGGGATCGGGATAATGATTTTCTACCATGCCCGGATGAAAGAAGAAGAAGGACCCGACAAACCAGTACAGGATCCGTTGATGCGACAAACTATTACTCCTTCTATGAAGGCAGTTAAAAAATATATCTGGGTAGTTAGCCTTCTTATACTAATACAAGTAACCTTTGGAGTTATTACCGCCCATTATGGTGTGGAAGGGGATGCTTTTTATGGCCTGAATCTGGCGGATATCCTCCCTTATTCAATTTCCCGGACCTGGCATGTACAGTTGGGTATACTGTGGATTGCTACGGCTTGGCTTGCCACCGGACTTTATATTGCACCCGCTGTATCAGGTAAAGACCCTAAATTTCAAAAACTAGGAGTTAATTTCCTATTTATTTGCCTCTTAATAATTGTTCTGGGATCTATGGCAGGTCAATGGATGGGAGTAATGCAAAAGCTTGGTCTCACACAAAACTTCTGGTTTGGTCATCAAGGATATGAATACGTGGATTTAGGCCGCTTCTGGCAAATATTTCTGCTGGTGGGATTATTTGTATGGTTAGCCTTAATGGTAAGGCCGCTGATCCCTGTTCTAAAACGTAAAACATCCGAAAGGAATTTGCTTTTAATGTTTTTAGTCTCTTCCGCTGCCATTGCATTATTTTATGCTGCCGGATTGATGTGGGGTCGCCAAACCAATCTTGCTATTGCTGAATATTGGAGATGGTGGGTTGTGCATCTTTGGGTAGAAGGATTTTTTGAAGTATTTGCTACAGTAGTATCCGCATTTTTGTTTGTAAGGTTAGGGTTACTACGTACTAAAACAGCTACACTCAATATACTTTTAGCTACAATAATATTTTTATCAGGCGGAATCATTGGTACCTTTCACCATTTATACTTTAGCGGTACACCTAAAGCGGTAATGGCCTTAGGGGCTACTTTCAGCGCTCTTGAAGTGGTACCTTTAGTACTCATTGGGTACGAAGTATATGAAAATTACCGGTTGAGCAAATCTACACAGTGGCTCAAAGACTATAAGTGGCCAATTTACTGTTTAATCGCTGTAGCATTCTGGAATTTTTTGGGTGCTGGAATTTTTGGATTTATTATAAACCCTCCGATTGCACTGTATTATATGCAGGGACTCAATACAACTGCCGTGCATGCTCATACAGCTCTCTTTGGTGTATACGGAATGTTGGGCATTGGATTGATGCTTTTTGTACTGCGAAGTATTTATAGGGTAAAAATATGGAACGAAAAATTAATGAGTTTTAGCTTCTGGTCTATAAACATTGGTTTACTTCTTATGGTAGTACTAAGCTTACTTCCACTTGGATTATTGCAAACAGTTGCCAGTGTAAATAAAGGAATGTGGTATGCCAGGTCATCGGAATTCCTACATCAGCCCGGAATGGATACACTTAGATGGCTCAGAGTCATAGGCGATACTATTTTCGCTATCGGATTGGTAGCCTTCGTATGGTTTGTCTTTTCTTTAAATAAGAGCGAAGAAATAAACGAGTAATCCTTTTCATTCCATGAAGCTATAAAAAGATGTTTTGTAATGATTTGAAATTCTATTGAATATATTCTTTTTGTGCAATGAGCCAGATGATTCATAAAAATATAATGTTTCATCTGGCTTTTTTATAAAGATCACATATCACGTTATTTGTTAACACATTTATCCTCCTCTTCTTCCATATTTTCACCATCCATGACATAAATTCGACAGTAGGATTATCTGATTTCTATTTTAGTACCTACTGCACTATTCTCATATACATTTGGGTGCATAGTAAAATAGGTAAGTTACTGAGGACCTGAATGTTTAAACCTGGAGCTACTCCAGTTAGTTATATGGATTTTAGAACAAGATCAAAAGAGTATTTTCCGCTTCCCAAAATCAGCAAAGGCAAATACAGTGATAGATAAAGAAGTCCTAATTCCTTATTTATAAAGGGATCATTGCCATGAATCATAAAGACCGCAACTAACATGGTGATCATTGGTGCAATAACCGCCAACCGTGTAACCACACCAAAGAAAATAAATATGGAACAAACCACTTCTGCAAATATTGTGAGAAACAGGGAGAATCCTGGGCTAAGGCCCATCACTCCTGGAAATTGTATTTCTCCACCTGACAATAGCATTTGTAATTTTGGAATTCCGTGCGTAAGCATTAGCGCCGCTACCGCTGCTCTAAGGACCAATAGCACAGCATCAACCTGTGAGGGTGAATAGTCCGTTTTAAAGATTTTATTCATAACTAAATATTTTTAACCAATTTTTACTGAAGTCATTGTTAAAGATCCTGCCACCGCCTTGTCGTTAAAAAAGGTAACCTCATCATTTTCTTTTTTGAGTCCAAGACTATACAAAAGTGGGATATAATGTTCGGGAGTGGGAATGGCAAGTTTAGCTTCATGACCTAGATTTTCATAGTTGATTAACTTATAAAAGTCACCGGACAGAATATGCTTCTTAAATCTTTGGTTCATCTCCAGCGCCCAGTCGTAGCCGTAACCGGGTTCCTCTATTTTATTCCAGGCAACCATACGGAGATTATGCACCATATTGCCACTGCCGATAATCAATACCCCACGTTTTCTCAACTCAGCCAATTCTTTGGAAAGCTCAAAATGATATCTCGCACTTTTGGTAAGATCAATACTGAGTTGCAATACCGGAATATCGGCTTCAGGATACATATGCCTTACCACCGTCCAGGTGCCATGGTCTAAACCCCAATCATGATCTTCTTCTATATGTGTAGATCTTACCAATTCCTTGGTTTGTCTGGCCAGGCCTGGACTCCCCGGAGCAGGATATTGCACTTCGAAAAGCTCTTTTGGAAAACCTCCAAAATCATGTATTGTCTTAGGAAAATCCATACTGGTAATACGGGTACCATGAGATAGCCAGTGGGCCGAAATTACGAGCACTGCCCTGGGAGTGTGGATCTCTTTTGCCATTTTTGTCCACCGGCTACTAAATTCATTATCCTGTATCCCATTCATCGGGGAACCATGGCCAATGAAAAGCACTGGCATCTGAGAATCCTGTTTTGGAAGGGAAGATGTGAAATTATTAAAGACAGAAAGTGACATAATTTTAATTTATAAAGGGAGGAAGCAGGTAGGGAGATCCAAAACCTCATAAGCTTTCGGACTCTGCTTCCTCATTAAAAAATCTTATTGTTTCTTGAATTCGGTATCAATATCAAGCAAAACATTGTCGCTCAGGACAGCTTCCGGAAAATTGGGACCTAAATTATAATCCGACCTTTTTACATTTCCGGAAATGGCAAAGCCTGCACTCACCTGTCCGTTCTGAGGGTTTTTCACTTGCCCGCGGTACCATACATCCAAGGTCACAGGTTTTGTTATTCCATGAAAAGTTAGATTTCCAGTAACTTTGTATTTGTCTTCTCCAACTTTTTTTGAAGACGTACTTTTAAAAGTCATTTCCGGATATTTTTCAGCATCGAAGAAATCGGGACTCCTTAAATGATTATCTCGCATTTCTACTCCTGTATTAATGGAAGGTACCTCTATGGCCATTTCATATTGTGCGTCGCTGAAATCATCTTCCGCCGCCCCGATGGTACCGTCAAATTTGTCGAATTTACCTTCAACTTCAGAAATACCCATGTGAATAATTCCGAAAGATACTTGAGTATGAGCGGGATCGGCTTTCCAGGTTGTTTGTGCAAGAGTCGTCGCGCTTAAAAAAGCAATTGTAATTAATGATAGTAGATGTTTCATTTTATTAAGTTTTATTTTTTTATATGTTATTTTTAATAGGCCGCAGTAAACCGCTGGTTAATATGTGCTGCTTTCTCGGCTTCATCCACGAGAACCACCGCGGTATCCTGCACAGAAAGATCACTTTTCCCCTCCTTATCGAAAACAGGTTTATCAAAGCCTTTTCTGTATTTATTCCTGCGCTCCTGGGGTTTTCCCGGCGCCATTTCAATGGCCGGACTAAAGAAAGTCCAGTTTAATTTGTCTTCCCCTTTTAGTATCTCAAGGTACTCACAAGCAGCCTTAGCTCCTGGCTTGATGGCTTCCGGGAAATTAGGATCATCTATCACTCGTGTCCTTTCATTAAGATAAAGACTGCCAGCCCCGCCTACCACAATAAGACGCTTTACCCCCGACTCTTTCACCGCCTGCTGAATGGCCTTTGCGCCTTCAAGGTAGTTCCGG
This genomic interval carries:
- the nirK gene encoding copper-containing nitrite reductase, whose amino-acid sequence is MKNLINRQSISLWYMAVLFLSVSLQSCISDVEGSTTEISTVSNMTAELTAPPNVPPPVGARKAAKLIVDMEVVEKEGEMTDGVKYIYWTFNGTVPGSFIRTRVGDEIEFHLKNHPNNKLPHNIDLHAVTGPGGGAESTFVAPGQEKVFSFKALNQGLFVYHCATAPVGMHIANGMYGLILVEPKGGLPPVDKEYYVMQGDFYTKGKYGEPGLQPFDMEKAIDERPDYVVFNGKVGALNDDNALTANVGETVRLFVGNGGPNKVSSFHVIGEIFDKVHVEGGDLMNENVQTTLIPSGGAAIIEFKVQVPGTYLLVDHSIFRAFNKGALGMLKVSGKKDAKIYSGTQTERTFDPDGTMAKAKPAAEAGENLAETTKVLGKSLEEQKAHGKKVFMQTCFACHQANGQGIPGAFPPLAKSDFLNQDVVRAIGVVKHGLNGEVTVNGTTFNSVMPAQSLSDEEIADVLTYIYHNFDNNKTVVTPEMVKSQSK
- a CDS encoding formylglycine-generating enzyme family protein, which encodes MFKRIFDHKVGVWIVLLILVSSASFAQQNQKMALIKGGEYIPLYGSDSTLVKVDEFFMDRFPVTNTQYLDFLKNHPEWVRSAIKPLFADKRYLATWESDLSFGKDNLPNAPVTNVSWFAAKKYCECQGKRLPRMDEWEFVAMADENTIDARIKPDFNQRILSWYETPNTSSKPIGSTFQNYWGVYDMHGLVWEWTLDFNSVLLSPASRGNGTGDSNLFCGSSAIGATNLMDYAAFMRYAFRRSIKARYDIKNLGFRCAKSINDKNLQ
- a CDS encoding SCO family protein, coding for MKKIVLAGFVSVMMFASCNDNASKSTAKVIASNEKEALEKNEIPDLSLFNLSTTWTTQNGKDIKLQDLQGDVLVMVMIYTSCTTACPRLIADMKNIEERLPEAIKKHVKMVFVSIDPETDTPERLKSFAQDRDMDKEPWLFLRSTEENTREFAAVVAVNYKQINPMTFSHSNIISVFNPQGILLYQQEGLGVNSDETVENIQAAVSEI
- a CDS encoding FTR1 family protein → MKLLRSLFLPVLITLFLSENITAQEKENIPARTLVHLLDYIAQDYDSAINNGEIKNENEYSELLDFITTLKGLGHNLPFKTKKDSINLFRGISELSYRVASKKASNQIKIIADSLKKLVLQTTPIPISPPVWPDISKGKSLYRNYCMSCHGKNGEGDGSLSTELNPKPTNFWASKMLESSPFQIFNTIRLGVPQTSMKSFDELSDKEVWDLAFYIKALPYEQGKDKELAEKLISRKDLTLKDLAFLSDQDLEALFQDISVDTMTSVAALRNYSRTGKSSSSLSVAARFVNEAELFYEKGDQNAAREKALRAYLEGVEPVELQLKASYPSFMRKLEVDMQAFRSAIDHEQSKTKVRTKAKVALSGIEQAKSILADNKFSFWTTFLLAASVILREGLEAFLILITVLAVIKSVKASWAAKWVHLGWMLAVIVGVFSWFLVDDLINIGGSQREIVEGSISIFAASVLLYLGFWLHQKSEIGKWNSFVKTRVHSLLTGSNLLGIFAFAFIVVFREAFESVLFLSALNLEVEASNQSAIGLGVAGAFVIVLFLSWILLRYTKKFPVIKLLKISTVVIGGLAIVLIGKGVHALQESGFVPITGVNLSWRLDLLGYYPTWETISAQLGVISIILISYWWGHTLFFIKKLIFKRNP
- a CDS encoding Crp/Fnr family transcriptional regulator; the encoded protein is MIPVDILLENGAKKRLFEKNEYIFREGKKAHFYYQIFSGEVKMNNFLENGKEFIQSFFSAPRSFGEPPLFANIRYPANAIATMDSEIFLLEKKAFLQLLTSHPLIHLKITEALATRLHYKAVMAPEISSQEPEHRILRVLDYLKKEIYKLEKPFSFKVDLTRQQIADLTGLRVETVIRATKALEKKKELKIKNRKVYR
- the ric gene encoding iron-sulfur cluster repair di-iron protein; protein product: MENLLETPVGQIVAEDYRTAQIFKNHKIDFCCQGNRSIREAAEKNKLDAHVLLNEIKTLQNIKTEERIDFQKWPMEQLIDYIEKKHHRYVEEQIPILKAYLEKLCKVHGDSHPELFQITDNFNQSGAELGAHMKKEELILFPIIKKMEQAKKSATKFEKVPMGTVQNPIQKMMDEHETEGERFRQIEALSDGYTPPADACNTYRVTYSLLHEFEEDLHQHIHLENNILFPKAAELEKELAN
- a CDS encoding nitric-oxide reductase large subunit, translated to MSKEKKLWIAFILIITASFAVLGYYGFEIYQKAPPMPTKIVTTDGQTVFDGQDIKDGQNVWQSLGGQEVGSIWGHGAYTAPDWTADWLHREALFILNHWSEKEFDVSYEKLGSEEQAKLERRLQIELRNNTYDPGNKTISISPIRAEAIKYLNSYYKGLFMNDPKLDELRNNYAIPENSIKDETRMRQMTGFFFWTSWAAVTERPGAEVTYTHNWPADDLVGNKATGDLLLWTGFSVILLLFGIGIMIFYHARMKEEEGPDKPVQDPLMRQTITPSMKAVKKYIWVVSLLILIQVTFGVITAHYGVEGDAFYGLNLADILPYSISRTWHVQLGILWIATAWLATGLYIAPAVSGKDPKFQKLGVNFLFICLLIIVLGSMAGQWMGVMQKLGLTQNFWFGHQGYEYVDLGRFWQIFLLVGLFVWLALMVRPLIPVLKRKTSERNLLLMFLVSSAAIALFYAAGLMWGRQTNLAIAEYWRWWVVHLWVEGFFEVFATVVSAFLFVRLGLLRTKTATLNILLATIIFLSGGIIGTFHHLYFSGTPKAVMALGATFSALEVVPLVLIGYEVYENYRLSKSTQWLKDYKWPIYCLIAVAFWNFLGAGIFGFIINPPIALYYMQGLNTTAVHAHTALFGVYGMLGIGLMLFVLRSIYRVKIWNEKLMSFSFWSINIGLLLMVVLSLLPLGLLQTVASVNKGMWYARSSEFLHQPGMDTLRWLRVIGDTIFAIGLVAFVWFVFSLNKSEEINE
- a CDS encoding DoxX family protein, translating into MNKIFKTDYSPSQVDAVLLVLRAAVAALMLTHGIPKLQMLLSGGEIQFPGVMGLSPGFSLFLTIFAEVVCSIFIFFGVVTRLAVIAPMITMLVAVFMIHGNDPFINKELGLLYLSLYLPLLILGSGKYSFDLVLKSI